In the Carassius gibelio isolate Cgi1373 ecotype wild population from Czech Republic chromosome A2, carGib1.2-hapl.c, whole genome shotgun sequence genome, one interval contains:
- the elovl8a gene encoding ELOVL fatty acid elongase 8a isoform X3 — protein sequence MNGKRNDQRTGGWLLVYSPLPVGGIFLCYLLIVWLGPKLMTNREPVNIKALLIIYNFSMVCLSAYMFYEFAASSWLANYSLVCQPVDYSETPLAMRMARVCWWFYFSKVIELTDTMFFILRKKNNQLTFLHVYHHGTMIFNWWAGVKYVAGGQSFLIGLINSFVHVVMYMYYGLAALGPQMHKYLWWKRYLTSLQLLQFFIVTIHTAVNFYADCDFPDSMNMVVLSYAFSLIALFSNFYYQSYISKKTKMA from the exons ATGAATGGCAAGCGCAATG ACCAGAGGACAGGTGGATGGCTGTTGGTGTATTCTCCGCTCCCTGTCGGGGGGATCTTCCTGTGTTACCTTCTCATCGTCTGGCTTGGCCCCAAACTCATGACTAACAGAGAACCAGTCAACATCAAAGCTCTtcttattatttacaatttttccATGGTGTGCCTTTCTGCCTATATGTTTTATGAG TTCGCAGCATCATCTTGGTTGGCAAATTACAGTTTGGTGTGTCAGCCTGTGGACTACTCTGAAACCCCCTTGGCAATGAGg ATGGCCAGAGTGTGCTGGTGGTTTTACTTCTCCAAAGTTATTGAACTTACTGATACA ATGTTCTTCATTTTGAGAAAGAAGAACAATCAGCTGACCTTTTTGCATGTGTATCACCACGGCACCATGATTTTCAACTGGTGGGCAGGGGTCAAGTATGTTGCAGGAGGCCAGT CGTTCCTTATTGGCCTCATAAACTCTTTTGTTCATGTGGTGATGTATATGTACTATGGCCTGGCAGCATTGGGCCCACAAATGCATAAGTACTTGTGGTGGAAACGCTATCTCACTTCCCTTCAGCTG CTCCAGTTCTTTATCGTGACCATTCACACTGCAGTCAACTTCTATGCTGACTGTGACTTTCCTGACTCCATGAATATGGTGGTGCTCAGCTACGCCTTCAGCCTGATCGCTTTGTTCAGCAACTTTTATTATCAGAGCTACATTTCCAAGAAGACCAAGATGGCATGA
- the elovl8a gene encoding ELOVL fatty acid elongase 8a isoform X2 has protein sequence MASAMVSVSPSTWQSLQIFYQWVLENGDQRTGGWLLVYSPLPVGGIFLCYLLIVWLGPKLMTNREPVNIKALLIIYNFSMFAASSWLANYSLVCQPVDYSETPLAMRMARVCWWFYFSKVIELTDTMFFILRKKNNQLTFLHVYHHGTMIFNWWAGVKYVAGGQSFLIGLINSFVHVVMYMYYGLAALGPQMHKYLWWKRYLTSLQLLQFFIVTIHTAVNFYADCDFPDSMNMVVLSYAFSLIALFSNFYYQSYISKKTKMA, from the exons ATGGCAAGCGCAATG GTGTCTGTATCTCCGTCGACATGGCAAAGCCTCCAGATATTTTACCAATGGGTCCTAGAAAACGGGG ACCAGAGGACAGGTGGATGGCTGTTGGTGTATTCTCCGCTCCCTGTCGGGGGGATCTTCCTGTGTTACCTTCTCATCGTCTGGCTTGGCCCCAAACTCATGACTAACAGAGAACCAGTCAACATCAAAGCTCTtcttattatttacaatttttccATG TTCGCAGCATCATCTTGGTTGGCAAATTACAGTTTGGTGTGTCAGCCTGTGGACTACTCTGAAACCCCCTTGGCAATGAGg ATGGCCAGAGTGTGCTGGTGGTTTTACTTCTCCAAAGTTATTGAACTTACTGATACA ATGTTCTTCATTTTGAGAAAGAAGAACAATCAGCTGACCTTTTTGCATGTGTATCACCACGGCACCATGATTTTCAACTGGTGGGCAGGGGTCAAGTATGTTGCAGGAGGCCAGT CGTTCCTTATTGGCCTCATAAACTCTTTTGTTCATGTGGTGATGTATATGTACTATGGCCTGGCAGCATTGGGCCCACAAATGCATAAGTACTTGTGGTGGAAACGCTATCTCACTTCCCTTCAGCTG CTCCAGTTCTTTATCGTGACCATTCACACTGCAGTCAACTTCTATGCTGACTGTGACTTTCCTGACTCCATGAATATGGTGGTGCTCAGCTACGCCTTCAGCCTGATCGCTTTGTTCAGCAACTTTTATTATCAGAGCTACATTTCCAAGAAGACCAAGATGGCATGA
- the elovl8a gene encoding ELOVL fatty acid elongase 8a isoform X1, whose protein sequence is MASAMVSVSPSTWQSLQIFYQWVLENGDQRTGGWLLVYSPLPVGGIFLCYLLIVWLGPKLMTNREPVNIKALLIIYNFSMVCLSAYMFYEFAASSWLANYSLVCQPVDYSETPLAMRMARVCWWFYFSKVIELTDTMFFILRKKNNQLTFLHVYHHGTMIFNWWAGVKYVAGGQSFLIGLINSFVHVVMYMYYGLAALGPQMHKYLWWKRYLTSLQLLQFFIVTIHTAVNFYADCDFPDSMNMVVLSYAFSLIALFSNFYYQSYISKKTKMA, encoded by the exons ATGGCAAGCGCAATG GTGTCTGTATCTCCGTCGACATGGCAAAGCCTCCAGATATTTTACCAATGGGTCCTAGAAAACGGGG ACCAGAGGACAGGTGGATGGCTGTTGGTGTATTCTCCGCTCCCTGTCGGGGGGATCTTCCTGTGTTACCTTCTCATCGTCTGGCTTGGCCCCAAACTCATGACTAACAGAGAACCAGTCAACATCAAAGCTCTtcttattatttacaatttttccATGGTGTGCCTTTCTGCCTATATGTTTTATGAG TTCGCAGCATCATCTTGGTTGGCAAATTACAGTTTGGTGTGTCAGCCTGTGGACTACTCTGAAACCCCCTTGGCAATGAGg ATGGCCAGAGTGTGCTGGTGGTTTTACTTCTCCAAAGTTATTGAACTTACTGATACA ATGTTCTTCATTTTGAGAAAGAAGAACAATCAGCTGACCTTTTTGCATGTGTATCACCACGGCACCATGATTTTCAACTGGTGGGCAGGGGTCAAGTATGTTGCAGGAGGCCAGT CGTTCCTTATTGGCCTCATAAACTCTTTTGTTCATGTGGTGATGTATATGTACTATGGCCTGGCAGCATTGGGCCCACAAATGCATAAGTACTTGTGGTGGAAACGCTATCTCACTTCCCTTCAGCTG CTCCAGTTCTTTATCGTGACCATTCACACTGCAGTCAACTTCTATGCTGACTGTGACTTTCCTGACTCCATGAATATGGTGGTGCTCAGCTACGCCTTCAGCCTGATCGCTTTGTTCAGCAACTTTTATTATCAGAGCTACATTTCCAAGAAGACCAAGATGGCATGA